Proteins co-encoded in one Gadus morhua chromosome 6, gadMor3.0, whole genome shotgun sequence genomic window:
- the LOC115545480 gene encoding collagen alpha-6(VI) chain isoform X1 — protein sequence MTEIRCPLLSLLVIVATVCLHGSAAQSKECTKTELADILFLVDGSTSIEERNFQSMLKFMKSIVNASTVGEKETRFGVILYSDEPKSVFTLNEYSSKGQVLEAIQALRLPTGNTYTGRALDYTLQYFEVERGGRRLSKVPQILMVITDGEATDPAELKAPAEALREKGVIVYSIGVKGANQKELGTISGNPTRVFFVDNFIDLETLSKEICIDTPPECKKQKADLVLLIDQSRSISDADYSLMKNFTISLIRSFNVSQDLVRVGVAQFDSAPQHEFYLNRFATEAEVTKHILAMVQRNGQTHIGAALKFIKGYFQKSTGSRVGAGVSQNLVLMTDGKSADDVGPPAKVLRGMGIETFVIGIGDINQQQLKEIANKPFTVENFSSLASIKTNVVKTICDSVPPECQKRKADLVLLIDQSRSISDADYSLMKNFTISLIRSFNVSQDLVRVGVAQFDSAPQHEFYLNRFATEAEVTKHILAMVQRNGQTHIGAALKFIKGYFQKSTGSRVGAGVSQNLVLMTDGKSADDVGPPAKVLRGMGIETFVIGIGDINQQQLKEIANNPFTVENFSSLASIKTNVVKTICDSVPPGPPPTPPPSDPACSIDVAVGFDLPRPSGSQLLVAGLPLLRAALPEILRSAASIKGLCCVRHAVTPNFAFRLVGRAGQLLDDVGFEPFSEAVLEKVLKLRTSEPTYFNTALLTSFQEKFATQSKAKAKVLIVFTDGLDEDVRRLKDQSDRLRRSGVNALLAVALGGVRDSSQIQMVEFGRGFGFTVPLSVGMQSVGSTVLRQIETVADRECCDVACKCTGHEGGRGKPGTSGSKGGPGPKGHPGYPGDEGTAGDRGPLGFMGAQGSRGCQGPRGPKGNLGQSGNKGEGGDHGMDGDKGEQGTAGLAGAPGGKGDPGNAGNTGITGEGGVKGQRGLRGDPGAAGSDNSVVGPKGDPGNAGLPGDPGVEGVNGGLGIGGQEGPKGRRGPTGPPGINGEGGSRGGAGDPGASGQRGPQGVRGQPGFRGVQGPPGAQGRPGNEGPGGLVGRRGANGQKGQPGDSGPQGGAGPLGPRGIPGQDGRDGSGIPGSKGTKGHAGVHGNPGVPGTIGVKGGPAGPGPKGTPGRGGVAGHPGESGQGGGPGIPGHKGPRGPPGDRNMSECELINYIRSNCVCCQGSPCPASPTELVFGLDMSQGVTPAAFERTRGALLALLAGVDVAESNCPKGARVAVVGYSAHTKHLVRFHDYRSKKQLLELVRNIALERTSNRRRLGGAMRFVGAHVFKRVRRGLSVRKVAVFFSHGPSQDGDDIVTAVMEYRALDIVPAVLALDRCEETRKAFEADHTGSSVFLTLGHSQNLTSDLEPVKRCVICHDPCRPQAGCVSGPRAPGPRVLDVDLALVVDGSREVPAHLYSGLRELLGSVVEQVAVSVQPGQADGRARVALVQQSGRLHSQAPAAGPQAATVEFGLLSALGNSQMKSHLLERMTQKGGPSALGHTLEYALREVLLRAPNPRKHRVLLVGVGAKTSSWDQDKLRRVALEAKCRGVAVLVVALGDSYSQEQVAELASGPLKQHLLCLGGLGPEEQGYARRFIATWLSVLRDGLNTYPPASLKKSCELLHDIERRVEQVPVDPWEEQSGSSPDTTLQDQADPGWSVLSADAGLFLRATPDARCQLAQDSGSHCSHYVQRWFYDRVLGACAHFWYGGCGGNDNRFDTERECRKTCVTKIDSSLLGPSQSRTHRKASCSLGQEMGPCQDYSMYWAFDAQRRECTRFWYGGCGGNSNRFATREDCEGLCLNRRG from the exons ATGACGGAGATCAGgtgccccctcctctccctcctggtTATCGTGGCAACCGTGTGTCTCCACGGCTCCGCGGCTCAGTCGAAAG AGTGCACCAAGACGGAGCTGGCAGACATACTCTTCCTGGTCGACGGCTCCACCAGCATCGAGGAAAGAAACTTTCAGAGCATGCTGAAGTTCATGAAGTCCATCGTGAACGCGAGTACCGTCGGCGAGAAGGAGACGCGTTTTGGCGTCATCCTTTACTCGGATGAACCCAAGTCCGTCTTCACCCTCAACGAGTATTCCTCCAAGGGGCAGGTGTTGGAGGCCATCCAGGCCCTCCGGCTGCCCACCGGGAACACCTACACAGGCAGGGCCCTGGACTACACCCTGCAGTACTTTGAGGTGGAGCGCGGCGGGAGGCGGCTCTCCAAGGTGCCCCAGATCCTCATGGTGATCACCGACGGCGAGGCTACAGACCCGGCCGAACTGAAGGCTCCGGCCGAGGCGCTGCGCGAGAAGGGAGTCATCGTGTACAGCATCGGCGTGAAGGGCGCCAACCAGAAGGAGCTGGGGACCATCTCCGGGAACCCCACCCGGGTCTTCTTCGTGGACAACTTCATCGACCTGGAAACCCTCTCCAAAGAGATCTGCATTGACACCCCTCCTG AGTGTAAGAAGCAGAAAGCTGACCTGGTGCTGCTGATCGACCAGTCTCGAAGCATCTCCGACGCTGACTACAGCCTCATGAAGAACTTCACGATCAGCCTGATCAGGAGCTTCAACGTCAGCCAGGACCTGGTGCGTGTGGGCGTGGCCCAGTTCGACAGCGCCCCGCAGCACGAGTTCTACCTGAACCGGTTCGCCACGGAGGCGGAGGTCACCAAGCACATCCTGGCCATGGTGCAGCGGAACGGGCAAACCCATATCGGAGCGGCGCTGAAATTCATCAAGGGGTACTTCCAGAAGTCCACGGGGAGCCGCGTGGGGGCGGGCGTGTCCCAGAACCTGGTGCTGATGACGGACGGCAAATCGGCGGACGACGTGGGCCCTCCGGCCAAGGTGCTGCGTGGCATGGGCATTGAGACGTTTGTCATCGGCATCGGCGACATAAACCAGCAGCAGCTGAAGGAGATCGCAAACAAGCCCTTTACCGTTGAGAATTTCAGCTCGCTGGCCAGCATCAAGACGAATGTGGTGAAGACCATCTGCGACTCCGTGCCCCCCG AGTGTCAGAAGCGGAAAGCTGACCTGGTGCTGCTGATCGACCAGTCTCGAAGCATCTCCGACGCTGACTACAGCCTCATGAAGAACTTCACGATCAGCCTGATCAGGAGCTTCAACGTCAGCCAGGACCTGGTGCGTGTGGGCGTGGCCCAGTTCGACAGCGCCCCGCAGCACGAGTTCTACCTGAACCGGTTCGCCACGGAGGCGGAGGTCACCAAGCACATCCTGGCCATGGTGCAGCGGAACGGGCAAACCCATATCGGAGCGGCGCTGAAATTCATCAAGGGGTACTTCCAGAAGTCCACGGGGAGCCGCGTGGGGGCGGGCGTGTCCCAGAACCTGGTGCTGATGACGGACGGCAAATCGGCGGACGACGTGGGCCCTCCGGCCAAGGTGCTGCGTGGCATGGGCATTGAGACGTTTGTCATCGGCATCGGCGACATAAACCAGCAGCAGCTGAAGGAGATCGCAAACAACCCCTTTACCGTTGAGAATTTCAGCTCGCTGGCCAGCATCAAGACGAATGTGGTGAAGACCATCTGCGACTCCGTGCCCCCCG gccctcctcctactcctcctccctcagacCCAGCCTGCAGTATCGACGTGGCCGTGGGTTTCGACCTGCCCAGGCCCTCCGGGTCCCAGCTGCTGGTGGCCGGTCTCCCCCTACTCCGGGCCGCTCTGCCAGAGATCCTCCGCTCTGCGGCCTCCATCAAGGGCCTGTGCTGCGTCCGCCACGCCGTCACACCCAACTTCGCCTTCCGGCTGGTGGGCCGCGCCGGGCAACTCCTGGACGACGTTGGCTTCGAGCCGTTCAGCGAGGCGGTGCTGGAGAAGGTGCTGAAGCTGCGGACGTCGGAGCCCACCTACTTCAACACGGCCCTGCTCACCTCCTTCCAGGAGAAGTTCGCCACCCAGTCCAAGGCCAAGGCCAAG gtACTCATCGTCTTCACAGACGGTCTGGATGAAGATGTGAGGAGGCTGAAGGATCAGTCTGATCGGCTGCGTCGTTCTG gggTGAATGCCCTGCTGGCGGTGGCGCTGGGCGGTGTGCGTGACTCCAGCCAGATCCAGATGGTGGAGTTCGGTCGCGGGTTTGGCTTCACGGTCCCGCTCAGTGTGGGCATGCAGAGCGTGGGCAGCACCGTGCTCAGGCAGATA gAAACGGTGGCCGACCGAGAGTGCTGTGATGTCGCGTGTAAGTGTACGGGTCATGAAGGTGGCCGAGGCAAGCCGGGAACCTCAGGTTCAAAG ggTGGTCCCGGACCTAAAGGTCATCCAGGGTACCCAGGAGATGAAGGCACTGCT GGCGATCGAGGCCCTCTGGGGTTCATGGGAGCCCAAGGCAGCCGTGGATGCCAGGGGCCAAGAGGGCCGAAG GGCAATCTAGGTCAGAGTGGCAACAAG ggtgaaggaggagatcATGGAATGGACGGAGACAAAGGAGAGCAG gGTACAGCGGGCTTGGCAGGAGCTCCGGGAGGGAAAGGAGATCCCGGGAACGCG GGCAACACGGGGAtcacaggagagggaggagtcaaaGGACAACGCGGACTCAGAGGAGACCCG gGGGCCGCTGGCTCAGACAACTCAGTGGTGGGACCTAAAGGTGATCCAGGGAACGCTGGCCTGCCG GGCGATCCAGGGGTGGAAGGCGTGAACGGGGGGCTTGGCATCGGGGGACAGGAG GGACCCAAAGGGAGACGGGGGCCCACGGGACCACCG GGTATCAATGGAGAGGGGGGCagtagaggaggagcaggcgaCCCAGGTGCCTCCGGCCAGCGG GGAccccagggggtcagaggtcagccggGCTTCAGAGGAGTCCAGGGACCTCCTGGAGCTCAG GGCAGGCCCGGAAACGAGGGACCAGGCGGTCTGGTTGGACGACGGGGAGCCAATGGACAGAAG GGACAACCAGGCGACTCCGGGCCACAAGGGGGGGCCGGCCCCCTGGGGCCCAGAGGAATTCCA gggcAAGATGGCAGAGATGGGTCTGGAATACCTGGATCGAAAGGAACTAAG GGCCATGCCGGTGTCCATGGAAACCCTGGCGTTCCG GGGACAATTGGAGTGAAGGGAGGCCCTGCAGGGCCGGGGCCCAAAGGAACCCCTGGCAGAGGG GGGGTCGCGGGACATCCTGGAGAATCGGGACAGGGGGGAGGACCAGGAATCCCTGGACAcaag GGCCCCAGGGGACCCCCGGGGGACAGGAACATGTCT gaGTGTGAGCTGATCAACTACATCCGATCCAACTGTG TCTGCTGCCAAG GCTCCCCCTGCCCGGCCTCCCCCACTGAGCTGGTGTTCGGTCTGGACATGTCCCAGGGCGTCACGCCGGCCGCCTTCGAGCGGACGCGCGGGGCCCTGCTGGCGCTGCTGGCGGGCGTCGACGTCGCCGAGAGCAACTGCCCCAAGGGGGCGCGCGTGGCCGTGGTGGGCTACAGCGCCCACACCAAGCACCTGGTCCGTTTCCATGACTACCGCTCTAAGAAGCAGCTGCTGGAGCTGGTGCGGAACATCGCCCTGGAGCGCACGAGCAACCGCCGCCGTCTGGGGGGCGCCATGCGCTTCGTGGGCGCCCACGTGTTCAAGCGTGTGCGCCGGGGCCTGAGTGTGAGGAAGGTGGCTGTGTTCTTCAGCCACGGCCCGTCGCAGGACGGCGACGACATCGTCACCGCGGTGATGGAGTACCGCGCCCTCGACATCGTCCCGGCCGTCCTGGCGCTCGATCGGTGCGAGGAAACCCGGAAGGCGTTCGag GCCGACCACACAGGCAGCTCTGTGTTCCTGACGCTCGGCCACTCCCAGAACCTCACCAGCGACCTGGAACCGGTCAAGAGATGCGTCATCTGCCACG ACCCCTGCCGCCCTCAGGCGGGCTGCGTCAGTGGCCccagggccccgggcccccgggTCCTGGACGTGGACCTGGCCCTGGTGGTGGACGGCTCAAGGGAGGTCCCGGCCCACCTCTACTCGGGTCTCCGGGAGCTGCTGGGTTCGGTGGTGGAGCAAGTGGCCGTCAGCGTCCAGCCAGGCCAGGCCGACGGCCGGGCCCGCGTGGCCCTGGTCCAGCAGAGCGGCCGGCTCCACTCTCAGGCCCCGGCGGCGGGCCCGCAGGCCGCCACGGTAGAGTTCGGTCTGCTGAGCGCCCTGGGGAACAGCCAGATGAAGAGCCACCTGCTGGAGAGGATGACCCAGAAGGGGGGCCCCTCGGCCCTGGGCCACACCCTGGAGTACGCCCTGAGGGAGGTGCTGCTGAGGGCCCCCAACCCCAGGAAGCACCGCGtgctgctggtgggggtgggggcaaaGACCTCCAGCTGGGACCAGGACAAGCTCCGCCGGGTGGCGCTGGAGGCCAAGTGCCGGGGGGtggcggtgctggtggtggcccTGGGGGACAGCTACAGCCAGGAGCAGGTGGCCGAGCTGGCCAGCGGCCCCCTGAAGCAGCACCTCCTCTGCCTGGGCGGCCTGGGCCCCGAGGAGCAGGGCTACGCCCGGCGCTTCATCGCCACCTGGCTCTCCGTGCTCAGGG ATGGGCTGAACACGTACCCCCCGGCCTCTCTGAAGAAGTCTTGTGAACTGCTCCACGACATAGAAAG ACGGGTTGAGCAGGTGCCTGTGGACCCGTGGGAGGAGCAGAGCGGGAGCAGCCCTGACACAACTCTGCAGGACCAGGCCGACCCCGGCTGGTCCGTGCTCAGCGCAGACGCAGGGCTCTTCCTGAGAGCCACGCCCGATG CCCGGTGTCAGCTGGCTCAAGACTCTGGTTCCCACTGCTCTCACTATGTCCAGCGCTGGTTCTATGACCGCGTCCTGGGGGCCTGCGCACACTTCTGGTACGGCGGCTGCGGCGGCAACGATAACCGCTTTGACACGGAGCGCGAATGTCGCAAGACATGTGTCACTAAGA TTGATTCCTCTCTACTGGGACCGAGTCAAAGCAGGACTCACAGAAAGG CCAGCTGCTCCCTGGGCCAGGAGATGGGGCCGTGTCAGGACTACTCGATGTACTGGGCCTTCGACGCGCAGCGGAGAGAGTGTACTCGCTTCTGGTATGGCGGCTGCGGCGGGAACAGCAACCGCTTCGCCACGCGAGAGGACTGTGAGGGACTCTGTCTGAACCGGCGTGGGTAG
- the LOC115545480 gene encoding collagen alpha-6(VI) chain isoform X3 produces MTEIRCPLLSLLVIVATVCLHGSAAQSKECTKTELADILFLVDGSTSIEERNFQSMLKFMKSIVNASTVGEKETRFGVILYSDEPKSVFTLNEYSSKGQVLEAIQALRLPTGNTYTGRALDYTLQYFEVERGGRRLSKVPQILMVITDGEATDPAELKAPAEALREKGVIVYSIGVKGANQKELGTISGNPTRVFFVDNFIDLETLSKEICIDTPPECKKQKADLVLLIDQSRSISDADYSLMKNFTISLIRSFNVSQDLVRVGVAQFDSAPQHEFYLNRFATEAEVTKHILAMVQRNGQTHIGAALKFIKGYFQKSTGSRVGAGVSQNLVLMTDGKSADDVGPPAKVLRGMGIETFVIGIGDINQQQLKEIANKPFTVENFSSLASIKTNVVKTICDSVPPGPPPTPPPSDPACSIDVAVGFDLPRPSGSQLLVAGLPLLRAALPEILRSAASIKGLCCVRHAVTPNFAFRLVGRAGQLLDDVGFEPFSEAVLEKVLKLRTSEPTYFNTALLTSFQEKFATQSKAKAKVLIVFTDGLDEDVRRLKDQSDRLRRSGVNALLAVALGGVRDSSQIQMVEFGRGFGFTVPLSVGMQSVGSTVLRQIETVADRECCDVACKCTGHEGGRGKPGTSGSKGGPGPKGHPGYPGDEGTAGDRGPLGFMGAQGSRGCQGPRGPKGNLGQSGNKGEGGDHGMDGDKGEQGTAGLAGAPGGKGDPGNAGNTGITGEGGVKGQRGLRGDPGAAGSDNSVVGPKGDPGNAGLPGDPGVEGVNGGLGIGGQEGPKGRRGPTGPPGINGEGGSRGGAGDPGASGQRGPQGVRGQPGFRGVQGPPGAQGRPGNEGPGGLVGRRGANGQKGQPGDSGPQGGAGPLGPRGIPGQDGRDGSGIPGSKGTKGHAGVHGNPGVPGTIGVKGGPAGPGPKGTPGRGGVAGHPGESGQGGGPGIPGHKGPRGPPGDRNMSECELINYIRSNCVCCQGSPCPASPTELVFGLDMSQGVTPAAFERTRGALLALLAGVDVAESNCPKGARVAVVGYSAHTKHLVRFHDYRSKKQLLELVRNIALERTSNRRRLGGAMRFVGAHVFKRVRRGLSVRKVAVFFSHGPSQDGDDIVTAVMEYRALDIVPAVLALDRCEETRKAFEADHTGSSVFLTLGHSQNLTSDLEPVKRCVICHDPCRPQAGCVSGPRAPGPRVLDVDLALVVDGSREVPAHLYSGLRELLGSVVEQVAVSVQPGQADGRARVALVQQSGRLHSQAPAAGPQAATVEFGLLSALGNSQMKSHLLERMTQKGGPSALGHTLEYALREVLLRAPNPRKHRVLLVGVGAKTSSWDQDKLRRVALEAKCRGVAVLVVALGDSYSQEQVAELASGPLKQHLLCLGGLGPEEQGYARRFIATWLSVLRDGLNTYPPASLKKSCELLHDIERRVEQVPVDPWEEQSGSSPDTTLQDQADPGWSVLSADAGLFLRATPDARCQLAQDSGSHCSHYVQRWFYDRVLGACAHFWYGGCGGNDNRFDTERECRKTCVTKIDSSLLGPSQSRTHRKASCSLGQEMGPCQDYSMYWAFDAQRRECTRFWYGGCGGNSNRFATREDCEGLCLNRRG; encoded by the exons ATGACGGAGATCAGgtgccccctcctctccctcctggtTATCGTGGCAACCGTGTGTCTCCACGGCTCCGCGGCTCAGTCGAAAG AGTGCACCAAGACGGAGCTGGCAGACATACTCTTCCTGGTCGACGGCTCCACCAGCATCGAGGAAAGAAACTTTCAGAGCATGCTGAAGTTCATGAAGTCCATCGTGAACGCGAGTACCGTCGGCGAGAAGGAGACGCGTTTTGGCGTCATCCTTTACTCGGATGAACCCAAGTCCGTCTTCACCCTCAACGAGTATTCCTCCAAGGGGCAGGTGTTGGAGGCCATCCAGGCCCTCCGGCTGCCCACCGGGAACACCTACACAGGCAGGGCCCTGGACTACACCCTGCAGTACTTTGAGGTGGAGCGCGGCGGGAGGCGGCTCTCCAAGGTGCCCCAGATCCTCATGGTGATCACCGACGGCGAGGCTACAGACCCGGCCGAACTGAAGGCTCCGGCCGAGGCGCTGCGCGAGAAGGGAGTCATCGTGTACAGCATCGGCGTGAAGGGCGCCAACCAGAAGGAGCTGGGGACCATCTCCGGGAACCCCACCCGGGTCTTCTTCGTGGACAACTTCATCGACCTGGAAACCCTCTCCAAAGAGATCTGCATTGACACCCCTCCTG AGTGTAAGAAGCAGAAAGCTGACCTGGTGCTGCTGATCGACCAGTCTCGAAGCATCTCCGACGCTGACTACAGCCTCATGAAGAACTTCACGATCAGCCTGATCAGGAGCTTCAACGTCAGCCAGGACCTGGTGCGTGTGGGCGTGGCCCAGTTCGACAGCGCCCCGCAGCACGAGTTCTACCTGAACCGGTTCGCCACGGAGGCGGAGGTCACCAAGCACATCCTGGCCATGGTGCAGCGGAACGGGCAAACCCATATCGGAGCGGCGCTGAAATTCATCAAGGGGTACTTCCAGAAGTCCACGGGGAGCCGCGTGGGGGCGGGCGTGTCCCAGAACCTGGTGCTGATGACGGACGGCAAATCGGCGGACGACGTGGGCCCTCCGGCCAAGGTGCTGCGTGGCATGGGCATTGAGACGTTTGTCATCGGCATCGGCGACATAAACCAGCAGCAGCTGAAGGAGATCGCAAACAAGCCCTTTACCGTTGAGAATTTCAGCTCGCTGGCCAGCATCAAGACGAATGTGGTGAAGACCATCTGCGACTCCGTGCCCCCCG gccctcctcctactcctcctccctcagacCCAGCCTGCAGTATCGACGTGGCCGTGGGTTTCGACCTGCCCAGGCCCTCCGGGTCCCAGCTGCTGGTGGCCGGTCTCCCCCTACTCCGGGCCGCTCTGCCAGAGATCCTCCGCTCTGCGGCCTCCATCAAGGGCCTGTGCTGCGTCCGCCACGCCGTCACACCCAACTTCGCCTTCCGGCTGGTGGGCCGCGCCGGGCAACTCCTGGACGACGTTGGCTTCGAGCCGTTCAGCGAGGCGGTGCTGGAGAAGGTGCTGAAGCTGCGGACGTCGGAGCCCACCTACTTCAACACGGCCCTGCTCACCTCCTTCCAGGAGAAGTTCGCCACCCAGTCCAAGGCCAAGGCCAAG gtACTCATCGTCTTCACAGACGGTCTGGATGAAGATGTGAGGAGGCTGAAGGATCAGTCTGATCGGCTGCGTCGTTCTG gggTGAATGCCCTGCTGGCGGTGGCGCTGGGCGGTGTGCGTGACTCCAGCCAGATCCAGATGGTGGAGTTCGGTCGCGGGTTTGGCTTCACGGTCCCGCTCAGTGTGGGCATGCAGAGCGTGGGCAGCACCGTGCTCAGGCAGATA gAAACGGTGGCCGACCGAGAGTGCTGTGATGTCGCGTGTAAGTGTACGGGTCATGAAGGTGGCCGAGGCAAGCCGGGAACCTCAGGTTCAAAG ggTGGTCCCGGACCTAAAGGTCATCCAGGGTACCCAGGAGATGAAGGCACTGCT GGCGATCGAGGCCCTCTGGGGTTCATGGGAGCCCAAGGCAGCCGTGGATGCCAGGGGCCAAGAGGGCCGAAG GGCAATCTAGGTCAGAGTGGCAACAAG ggtgaaggaggagatcATGGAATGGACGGAGACAAAGGAGAGCAG gGTACAGCGGGCTTGGCAGGAGCTCCGGGAGGGAAAGGAGATCCCGGGAACGCG GGCAACACGGGGAtcacaggagagggaggagtcaaaGGACAACGCGGACTCAGAGGAGACCCG gGGGCCGCTGGCTCAGACAACTCAGTGGTGGGACCTAAAGGTGATCCAGGGAACGCTGGCCTGCCG GGCGATCCAGGGGTGGAAGGCGTGAACGGGGGGCTTGGCATCGGGGGACAGGAG GGACCCAAAGGGAGACGGGGGCCCACGGGACCACCG GGTATCAATGGAGAGGGGGGCagtagaggaggagcaggcgaCCCAGGTGCCTCCGGCCAGCGG GGAccccagggggtcagaggtcagccggGCTTCAGAGGAGTCCAGGGACCTCCTGGAGCTCAG GGCAGGCCCGGAAACGAGGGACCAGGCGGTCTGGTTGGACGACGGGGAGCCAATGGACAGAAG GGACAACCAGGCGACTCCGGGCCACAAGGGGGGGCCGGCCCCCTGGGGCCCAGAGGAATTCCA gggcAAGATGGCAGAGATGGGTCTGGAATACCTGGATCGAAAGGAACTAAG GGCCATGCCGGTGTCCATGGAAACCCTGGCGTTCCG GGGACAATTGGAGTGAAGGGAGGCCCTGCAGGGCCGGGGCCCAAAGGAACCCCTGGCAGAGGG GGGGTCGCGGGACATCCTGGAGAATCGGGACAGGGGGGAGGACCAGGAATCCCTGGACAcaag GGCCCCAGGGGACCCCCGGGGGACAGGAACATGTCT gaGTGTGAGCTGATCAACTACATCCGATCCAACTGTG TCTGCTGCCAAG GCTCCCCCTGCCCGGCCTCCCCCACTGAGCTGGTGTTCGGTCTGGACATGTCCCAGGGCGTCACGCCGGCCGCCTTCGAGCGGACGCGCGGGGCCCTGCTGGCGCTGCTGGCGGGCGTCGACGTCGCCGAGAGCAACTGCCCCAAGGGGGCGCGCGTGGCCGTGGTGGGCTACAGCGCCCACACCAAGCACCTGGTCCGTTTCCATGACTACCGCTCTAAGAAGCAGCTGCTGGAGCTGGTGCGGAACATCGCCCTGGAGCGCACGAGCAACCGCCGCCGTCTGGGGGGCGCCATGCGCTTCGTGGGCGCCCACGTGTTCAAGCGTGTGCGCCGGGGCCTGAGTGTGAGGAAGGTGGCTGTGTTCTTCAGCCACGGCCCGTCGCAGGACGGCGACGACATCGTCACCGCGGTGATGGAGTACCGCGCCCTCGACATCGTCCCGGCCGTCCTGGCGCTCGATCGGTGCGAGGAAACCCGGAAGGCGTTCGag GCCGACCACACAGGCAGCTCTGTGTTCCTGACGCTCGGCCACTCCCAGAACCTCACCAGCGACCTGGAACCGGTCAAGAGATGCGTCATCTGCCACG ACCCCTGCCGCCCTCAGGCGGGCTGCGTCAGTGGCCccagggccccgggcccccgggTCCTGGACGTGGACCTGGCCCTGGTGGTGGACGGCTCAAGGGAGGTCCCGGCCCACCTCTACTCGGGTCTCCGGGAGCTGCTGGGTTCGGTGGTGGAGCAAGTGGCCGTCAGCGTCCAGCCAGGCCAGGCCGACGGCCGGGCCCGCGTGGCCCTGGTCCAGCAGAGCGGCCGGCTCCACTCTCAGGCCCCGGCGGCGGGCCCGCAGGCCGCCACGGTAGAGTTCGGTCTGCTGAGCGCCCTGGGGAACAGCCAGATGAAGAGCCACCTGCTGGAGAGGATGACCCAGAAGGGGGGCCCCTCGGCCCTGGGCCACACCCTGGAGTACGCCCTGAGGGAGGTGCTGCTGAGGGCCCCCAACCCCAGGAAGCACCGCGtgctgctggtgggggtgggggcaaaGACCTCCAGCTGGGACCAGGACAAGCTCCGCCGGGTGGCGCTGGAGGCCAAGTGCCGGGGGGtggcggtgctggtggtggcccTGGGGGACAGCTACAGCCAGGAGCAGGTGGCCGAGCTGGCCAGCGGCCCCCTGAAGCAGCACCTCCTCTGCCTGGGCGGCCTGGGCCCCGAGGAGCAGGGCTACGCCCGGCGCTTCATCGCCACCTGGCTCTCCGTGCTCAGGG ATGGGCTGAACACGTACCCCCCGGCCTCTCTGAAGAAGTCTTGTGAACTGCTCCACGACATAGAAAG ACGGGTTGAGCAGGTGCCTGTGGACCCGTGGGAGGAGCAGAGCGGGAGCAGCCCTGACACAACTCTGCAGGACCAGGCCGACCCCGGCTGGTCCGTGCTCAGCGCAGACGCAGGGCTCTTCCTGAGAGCCACGCCCGATG CCCGGTGTCAGCTGGCTCAAGACTCTGGTTCCCACTGCTCTCACTATGTCCAGCGCTGGTTCTATGACCGCGTCCTGGGGGCCTGCGCACACTTCTGGTACGGCGGCTGCGGCGGCAACGATAACCGCTTTGACACGGAGCGCGAATGTCGCAAGACATGTGTCACTAAGA TTGATTCCTCTCTACTGGGACCGAGTCAAAGCAGGACTCACAGAAAGG CCAGCTGCTCCCTGGGCCAGGAGATGGGGCCGTGTCAGGACTACTCGATGTACTGGGCCTTCGACGCGCAGCGGAGAGAGTGTACTCGCTTCTGGTATGGCGGCTGCGGCGGGAACAGCAACCGCTTCGCCACGCGAGAGGACTGTGAGGGACTCTGTCTGAACCGGCGTGGGTAG